A single genomic interval of Chitinophaga sp. 180180018-3 harbors:
- a CDS encoding response regulator transcription factor produces the protein MKLLLIEDEPAVVSVITRGLSEAGYEVSVAPDGNSGLQMALNNPSFRLIILDVMLPGMNGIEVCRSLRKAGTDTPILMLTALGTTENIVIGLDSGADDYLVKPFKLQELEARLRSLMRRKGTGNDMPVTVSSPAVLSMADLELNTDTKAANRQGRSIQLTATEYRLLEYLLRNPRKVLSRLEILEQVWGIDFNMNTKVVDVYINYLRKKINKHNPVELIHTVVGLGYMIRESRANEDTY, from the coding sequence ATGAAGTTACTGCTCATAGAAGACGAACCTGCTGTAGTATCCGTTATCACCCGTGGGCTTTCTGAAGCCGGGTATGAGGTGAGTGTAGCCCCGGATGGCAACAGCGGCCTGCAAATGGCGCTCAATAATCCGTCGTTCCGATTGATCATACTGGATGTAATGTTGCCCGGCATGAACGGCATTGAAGTATGCCGCTCGTTGCGTAAAGCCGGAACTGATACCCCTATCCTGATGCTTACCGCATTGGGGACTACAGAAAATATTGTCATTGGCCTGGATAGCGGAGCCGATGATTACCTGGTAAAGCCTTTCAAATTGCAGGAGCTGGAAGCACGCCTCAGGAGCCTGATGCGGAGGAAAGGTACAGGAAATGATATGCCCGTTACCGTTAGTTCGCCGGCAGTACTCAGTATGGCTGATCTTGAGCTCAATACCGATACCAAAGCCGCCAACAGACAGGGACGAAGCATACAGCTTACCGCCACGGAATACCGGCTGCTGGAATACCTGTTGAGAAATCCCCGCAAAGTGTTATCCCGATTGGAAATACTGGAGCAGGTATGGGGAATCGACTTCAATATGAACACCAAAGTAGTAGACGTTTATATTAACTATCTCCGGAAAAAAATTAACAAACACAACCCCGTTGAACTGATTCATACAGTAGTAGGACTGGGATATATGATCCGGGAAAGCAGGGCGAATGAAGATACGTACTAA
- a CDS encoding hybrid sensor histidine kinase/response regulator, translated as MIKTIKEYTKKIILTGTQGVTEEEQKKRIMLVNSLSLVLGLLIAVVGILFYLMSEQLSILIPASAELALTCSAIYLNHRGKYLAAALTTFLVQCAASVYFGLLLSNIIELQAMIIFLISIIYLLFKNIYIRRGALVLAVLILGLLETCYHYQMTSTIPLNIHQAFAFRILAMAGVLILIILVSKPYVDSNDLNQQLKRSNYFKKIFVYQVTHELRTPLNAIYGVAQLLKREIKLDERLKGITPLVDQLLAASNNTRNIVNNVLDMAQIESGNCESLSKEAFDLQIFLEKIVDVNRVIARTRNIRLQLTIQDMPQVIYCDMLNLSQIVTNLLGNAIKYADKNTLVKLEVKGMNDQWTMKVSNYGPVIPASKLESMFDPFMTDKSKYTEGTGLGLYIVKNKVGSMNGDIAVNSIAPGITTFTITLPLQAGRPEDIGHENEEAVERDLSDIHVIVAEDNEMNATLISRFLKQIGCSVALVTNGLEVLDEINNCFPDIIIMDYHMNMMDGKETLIHLQQDETLKSIPVIIATGDAFTESREELLAEGAKAFIEKPIDYKSLQKIIHQQLHHVSGELQE; from the coding sequence ATGATTAAAACTATTAAAGAGTATACCAAAAAAATTATTTTGACCGGAACTCAGGGAGTCACTGAAGAAGAGCAGAAAAAAAGGATCATGCTCGTTAACAGTTTGAGTCTGGTATTAGGCTTATTGATCGCGGTGGTTGGAATACTCTTCTACCTGATGTCGGAGCAGCTTTCTATTCTTATCCCGGCATCGGCAGAACTGGCATTAACCTGTTCTGCAATCTATCTTAATCACAGAGGTAAGTATCTTGCAGCAGCACTAACTACTTTCCTTGTTCAGTGCGCAGCTTCCGTATATTTCGGATTACTGCTGAGCAATATCATAGAGTTACAGGCAATGATCATCTTCCTAATATCTATTATTTACCTCCTTTTCAAAAATATCTATATCAGAAGAGGAGCACTGGTGCTTGCGGTGCTAATTCTCGGTCTGTTGGAGACTTGCTATCACTACCAAATGACCTCTACCATCCCACTGAATATCCACCAGGCATTTGCGTTCAGAATACTGGCAATGGCCGGAGTACTTATTCTGATCATATTGGTAAGTAAACCATATGTTGATAGCAATGACCTCAACCAGCAATTGAAAAGAAGCAATTATTTTAAAAAGATATTTGTGTACCAGGTCACCCACGAGCTGAGAACCCCGCTGAATGCGATATATGGTGTAGCGCAGCTACTGAAGCGGGAAATAAAACTGGACGAGCGTCTCAAGGGTATCACCCCACTGGTAGATCAATTATTGGCCGCCAGTAACAATACCCGAAATATTGTCAACAATGTGTTGGATATGGCGCAGATTGAAAGCGGTAACTGCGAGTCTTTGTCAAAAGAAGCATTCGACCTGCAAATATTCCTCGAAAAGATTGTTGATGTCAACAGGGTTATTGCGCGTACCCGCAACATCCGGCTACAGCTGACTATTCAGGATATGCCACAGGTAATCTACTGCGATATGCTGAATCTAAGCCAGATTGTTACCAACCTGCTTGGCAACGCCATCAAATATGCTGATAAAAACACGCTCGTAAAACTGGAAGTGAAAGGTATGAATGACCAGTGGACCATGAAAGTGAGCAACTATGGCCCTGTAATCCCCGCGTCGAAACTGGAGAGCATGTTTGATCCTTTCATGACCGACAAAAGTAAATACACCGAAGGCACCGGTCTCGGCTTATATATTGTGAAAAACAAAGTAGGCTCAATGAATGGTGATATCGCTGTGAACAGTATAGCCCCAGGTATCACTACTTTTACGATCACATTACCTCTTCAGGCAGGTAGGCCGGAAGACATCGGACACGAAAATGAAGAAGCAGTAGAACGCGATCTCAGCGACATTCACGTCATTGTTGCAGAGGACAATGAAATGAATGCCACGCTGATCTCACGATTCCTGAAACAAATCGGCTGTTCCGTAGCACTTGTTACCAATGGCCTGGAAGTACTTGACGAAATCAACAACTGTTTTCCGGACATCATTATCATGGACTATCACATGAATATGATGGATGGGAAGGAAACATTGATACATCTTCAGCAGGATGAAACATTGAAAAGCATTCCTGTAATCATCGCTACCGGGGATGCCTTCACAGAATCAAGAGAGGAACTTCTCGCTGAGGGGGCAAAAGCTTTCATTGAAAAACCTATAGATTACAAGTCCCTACAGAAAATAATCCATCAACAACTACATCATGTCAGTGGAGAGTTACAGGAATAG
- a CDS encoding terpene synthase family protein, with product MQHSVQMATSLATMQKIQQEYAFLMSQGTTCFSLQDLFNNEQFQLEEFCQSFRPHAYARQLKRSAQEYGQQYNIWLPNAEHYITCAIYLFPTANLYRMVAILKNCAVDFYLNDTMGREVFAHLSKGEQLAANAIRERMAKLDLPLHLPVDAHFVEEANAEMMRDICHTSPAGWFDEFRKMYNYHIEVTHLDCNTSALGYVPDINTYVDMRCHVSGMHHTIQLIEYSEGQFLDWRWMERAAIADDMKRLQYVTAAIGCLMNDLFSFEKEVIDNSSDSNLLMIMALNNPFLSLPDVIKGAAEIVRNLLHEFSMLVNQVRTRGYQQLPRDSEMVDKLEAHISGLERCVQASWMWQVYTKRYKRPHSIWQETRLAEVAAIV from the coding sequence ATGCAACACAGTGTTCAGATGGCAACATCTCTTGCCACAATGCAAAAAATTCAACAAGAATATGCTTTTTTAATGTCTCAGGGTACCACCTGTTTTTCATTGCAGGATCTCTTTAACAACGAGCAATTCCAACTTGAAGAGTTTTGCCAGTCCTTTCGCCCCCATGCCTACGCACGGCAGTTGAAACGCTCGGCGCAAGAGTATGGGCAGCAGTACAACATCTGGTTACCTAATGCCGAGCATTACATTACCTGTGCTATCTATTTGTTTCCGACTGCCAATCTTTACCGTATGGTTGCCATCCTCAAAAATTGTGCTGTCGATTTCTATCTGAATGATACGATGGGCAGAGAGGTATTTGCCCATCTCAGTAAAGGAGAGCAGCTTGCCGCCAACGCGATAAGAGAGCGGATGGCGAAGCTCGACCTGCCGCTTCATTTGCCGGTAGATGCACATTTTGTAGAAGAGGCTAACGCCGAAATGATGCGGGATATTTGTCATACATCTCCCGCTGGCTGGTTCGATGAATTCAGAAAAATGTATAACTATCACATCGAGGTAACGCATCTTGACTGCAACACATCAGCCCTGGGATATGTTCCTGACATCAATACCTACGTGGATATGCGCTGCCATGTGTCTGGCATGCATCATACTATCCAGCTGATTGAATACAGTGAAGGACAGTTTCTTGACTGGCGCTGGATGGAACGCGCTGCTATCGCGGATGATATGAAAAGATTACAATATGTTACTGCCGCCATTGGTTGTTTGATGAATGACCTTTTCTCTTTTGAAAAGGAAGTAATCGATAATTCATCAGACTCCAACCTGTTGATGATAATGGCTCTGAATAATCCATTTTTATCATTGCCAGATGTGATCAAGGGGGCTGCGGAAATCGTACGGAATTTGCTACACGAGTTTTCCATGCTGGTGAACCAGGTTAGAACAAGGGGGTATCAGCAATTGCCCAGGGATTCTGAGATGGTAGATAAGCTGGAAGCACATATAAGTGGTCTGGAACGTTGTGTACAAGCGAGCTGGATGTGGCAGGTGTACACTAAACGCTACAAACGCCCGCATTCCATATGGCAGGAAACCCGACTGGCGGAAGTAGCTGCAATTGTTTAA
- a CDS encoding histidine phosphatase family protein — MTRIAIIRHGTTSWNKEGRAQGYSDIPLDEEGLLQAAKLGQWLTGQDWEVIYSSHLIRARQTAAIIAQELSIDSVIQDERIGEAGGGLTEGTTEEDRIRKWGENWKQLDLGQESNSSVVGRGLSFMDDLLSTNNGKNIMIVTHGSFIRQMLDKLFPTMQPTPAMKNTSFTQLRVLNQDWTCEVFNSVTHLE, encoded by the coding sequence ATGACTCGGATCGCGATCATCCGCCATGGAACCACATCCTGGAACAAAGAAGGCAGGGCACAGGGCTATTCAGACATCCCGCTGGACGAAGAAGGCCTCCTGCAGGCAGCCAAACTCGGACAGTGGCTTACCGGCCAGGACTGGGAAGTCATCTATTCCAGTCACCTGATCCGTGCCAGGCAAACGGCGGCTATTATCGCACAGGAGCTCAGCATCGATTCCGTTATACAGGACGAACGTATAGGGGAAGCTGGTGGCGGCCTCACGGAAGGCACCACCGAAGAAGACCGTATCCGTAAATGGGGCGAAAACTGGAAACAACTCGATCTGGGCCAGGAAAGTAATTCCTCCGTTGTAGGCCGGGGCCTCTCTTTTATGGACGACCTGCTCAGCACCAACAACGGCAAAAATATCATGATCGTTACCCACGGCAGCTTTATCCGGCAAATGCTCGATAAACTGTTCCCGACCATGCAGCCAACACCGGCAATGAAGAATACATCTTTTACTCAGTTGAGGGTGTTGAACCAGGATTGGACTTGTGAAGTGTTTAATAGCGTAACGCACCTGGAGTAG
- a CDS encoding HAMP domain-containing sensor histidine kinase, whose protein sequence is MKIRTKILLLFAGLTVSTTLAMSILVYYFASQHSFEDFYKRLEIRAYLSAKATLPYYEADSIVYNEIRDEHLEKLPSEKEYFLQVAADGTVHKNEALTLPASFYEKVKQESKSTYREGDRFYEGILYKSKQGLYIVIVSAINQFNFEYLTWLRRILIICAVASSLILIGTGIFFSRYILQPLRQMMTQVKSISSRNLHLRLNVEDNGDEINDLANTFNNMLDRLETAFETQNNFVSNASHELSTPLTAIIGEAELALNKERAADKYIYSLENILKEAGRLEHITKSLLHLAQTGFDGKKQQWEQIRTDELLFTVKHTVDKLHPGNQVEIDYSLFPEEEEKLQIPGNFQLLELAITNIIMNAVKYSDNASVSVALAATEKKNIIIVKDQGIGIPPEDLPYIFSPFFRASNTAKFKGYGIGLPLAMNIIRMHKGNIVVNSEVNHGTEIRVELPR, encoded by the coding sequence ATGAAGATACGTACTAAGATATTGCTTTTATTTGCGGGCCTGACCGTATCTACCACGCTTGCCATGAGCATTCTGGTATACTATTTCGCGAGCCAGCATTCGTTTGAGGATTTCTATAAACGACTGGAGATCCGAGCTTACCTGTCTGCAAAAGCCACCCTGCCCTATTATGAAGCGGATTCCATCGTGTATAACGAGATCCGGGACGAGCACCTGGAAAAACTGCCTTCCGAAAAGGAATATTTCCTGCAAGTGGCCGCAGATGGCACTGTACACAAAAATGAAGCACTGACCCTTCCTGCCTCATTCTATGAAAAAGTAAAGCAGGAAAGTAAATCCACCTACCGGGAAGGCGATCGCTTTTATGAAGGCATATTATATAAAAGCAAACAGGGACTTTATATAGTGATCGTTTCTGCCATCAATCAATTCAATTTTGAATACCTTACATGGCTGCGGAGAATACTGATCATCTGCGCAGTTGCATCCAGTCTCATCCTCATAGGAACGGGTATTTTTTTCTCCCGTTATATATTACAACCCCTCCGGCAGATGATGACGCAGGTAAAAAGTATCAGCTCCCGAAACCTGCACCTGCGGCTGAATGTAGAGGATAATGGCGATGAGATCAACGACCTGGCCAATACCTTCAATAACATGCTCGACCGGCTGGAAACTGCATTTGAAACGCAGAATAACTTTGTGAGCAACGCGTCGCACGAACTCAGCACACCGCTGACTGCCATTATCGGCGAAGCAGAACTGGCGCTTAATAAGGAACGGGCTGCTGATAAATATATCTACTCACTGGAGAATATCCTGAAAGAAGCAGGGCGACTGGAACATATCACCAAAAGCCTGCTTCACCTTGCGCAGACTGGCTTCGACGGAAAGAAGCAACAATGGGAACAAATCAGAACTGATGAATTACTTTTTACCGTGAAGCATACCGTTGATAAACTACATCCCGGTAACCAGGTGGAAATCGACTATAGCCTGTTCCCTGAAGAAGAAGAAAAGCTACAGATACCCGGCAACTTTCAACTGCTGGAACTGGCCATCACCAACATTATCATGAATGCTGTCAAGTATTCCGATAATGCGTCCGTGTCCGTCGCCCTCGCTGCTACAGAAAAGAAAAATATCATCATCGTTAAAGATCAGGGAATCGGCATTCCACCGGAGGATCTGCCTTACATCTTCTCTCCTTTCTTCCGCGCCTCCAACACTGCCAAATTCAAAGGATACGGCATCGGCCTGCCGCTAGCCATGAATATTATCAGAATGCATAAGGGAAACATCGTTGTGAACAGCGAAGTAAACCACGGAACCGAGATCAGAGTGGAGCTTCCACGGTAG